The Thermothielavioides terrestris NRRL 8126 chromosome 2, complete sequence genome includes a region encoding these proteins:
- a CDS encoding glycosyltransferase family 71 protein (CAZy_ID 269947) yields the protein MVVPRGPRILVAVALICFVALVVTFLHRDAFANLRLRPDSLWPSTHTPAADDDDEHNNTTALDPNAHRLPSADSFHAHFAAVTRLKGITMAEAKAGCHWPDGQFVNFQFVPDVEWVVKDRSDEEIAARRRAWQEYVDGRSRDESLIPWEEVKDKFSGRGVVVLAGNDQTVMQLKVVLRRLANLRSTIPVEVHYWDDEMDEATRAELAGLYQPLSFNDLSQPHNIVRVKKDGKYINYQLKNAAVVNSRFAELLLLDSDNVPVLDPAVLFDSRVYQEYHTVFWPDMARTRPQNPAWALTNTPCRMDEYEQESGQMLVDKRRFWYHVQLAAWMNRGEQAAYYNAFLLGDKDMFRFAWHALKTAYGRPRKWLASVGTLNAGFFCGHSFGQHHPDDGRLAFLHGGAAKFAAPELLRWNKAHLGYFRHYKRSPTDEDPSVSVRAGIVWDEAAYMPNRSAQFKGMVCNDITDAEPRSLDDLLPGFDREFEAAGGYWKLEQEGEAETQAAAGG from the coding sequence ATGGTTGTCCCCAGGGGGCCGCGGATTCTGGTCGCCGTGGCGCTGATCTGCTTCGTCGCTCTCGTCGTCACCTTCCTCCACCGCGATGCGTTCGCCAACCTCCGACTCCGCCCCGACTCTCTGTGGCCGTCGACACacacgcccgccgccgacgatgacgatgagcACAACAACACTACGGCGCTCGACCCCAACGCGCACAggctgccgtcggccgaCTCGTTCCACGCCCACTTCGCCGCCGTGACGCGCCTCAAGGGCATCACCATGGCCGAGGCGAAGGCCGGGTGCCACTGGCCCGACGGGCAGTTCGTGAACTTCCAGTTCGTGCCGGACGTCGAGTGGGTCGTGAAAGACCGGTCCGACGAGGAGATCGCGGCACGCCGCAGGGCGTGGCAAGAATACGTCGACGGCCGGAGCCGGGACGAGAGCTTGATCCCGTGGGAGGAGGTGAAGGACAAGTTCAGCGGGAGAGGCGTGGTCGTCCTCGCGGGCAATGACCAGACCGTGATGCAGCTCAAGGTGGTCCTCCGGCGGCTGGCGAACCTGCGGTCGACCATCCCGGTCGAGGTGCACTACTGGGACGACGAGATGGACGAGGCCACGCGGGCGGAGCTCGCCGGGCTGTACCAGCCGCTGTCGTTCAACGACCTCTCGCAGCCGCACAACATCGTCCGGGTCAAGAAGGACGGCAAGTACATCAACTACCAGCTCAAGAACGCGGCCGTGGTCAACTCGCgcttcgccgagctgctgctgctcgactcGGACAACGTGCCGGTGCTGGACCCGGCCGTGCTGTTCGACTCGCGCGTCTACCAGGAGTACCACACCGTCTTCTGGCCCGACATGGCGCGCACGCGGCCGCAGAACCCGGCGTGGGCGCTGACCAACACGCCGTGCCGCATGGACGAGTACGAGCAGGAGAGCGGCCAGATGCTGGTGGACAAGCGGCGCTTCTGGTACCACGTGCAGCTGGCCGCGTGGATGAAccgcggcgagcaggcggccTACTACAACGCCTTCCTGCTGGGCGACAAGGACATGTTCCGCTTCGCGTGGCACGCGCTCAAGACCGCCTACGGCCGCCCGCGCAAGTGGCTGGCCAGCGTCGGCACGCTCAACGCGGGCTTCTTCTGCGGCCACTCGTTCGGCCAGCACCACCCGGACGACGGCCGGCTGGCCTTcctgcacggcggcgccgccaagtTCGCCGCccccgagctgctgcgctgGAACAAGGCGCACCTCGGCTACTTCCGCCACTACAAGCGCTCGCCCACCGACGAGGACCCCTCCGTCAGCGTGCGCGCCGGCATCGTCTGGGACGAGGCCGCCTACATGCCGAACCGCTCCGCCCAGTTCAAGGGCATGGTGTGCAACGACATCACCGATGCCGAGCCCCGGAGCCTGGACGACCTGCTGCCCGGCTTCGACCGCGAGttcgaggccgccggcggctacTGGAAGCTCGAGcaggagggggaggcggagacgcaggctgctgctggaggctAG